A stretch of the bacterium SCSIO 12827 genome encodes the following:
- a CDS encoding nucleotidyltransferase family protein, giving the protein MQVTDRKNGADPAPSRVTAVVLAAGRSTRMAPVNKLTADYQGAALVRHAAAAALASRVAEVIVVVGHEAEAVREVLSGMDIRIVANSDYATGLASSVKAGIAAVGPDAAGAIILLGDMPGVTAGVVNALIDAFEKTGGGKICQPRYDGRPGNPVLWPRALFPEFDALSGDIGAKPLLARHKSDVLGVDVATDAIHMDIDAPADLGI; this is encoded by the coding sequence ATGCAAGTTACAGATCGAAAAAACGGTGCCGATCCGGCCCCTTCGCGGGTCACGGCCGTCGTGTTGGCGGCGGGGCGGTCGACGCGCATGGCGCCGGTCAACAAGTTGACCGCCGACTATCAGGGGGCGGCACTGGTGCGGCACGCGGCCGCGGCGGCCCTGGCATCCCGCGTGGCGGAGGTGATCGTCGTCGTCGGCCATGAAGCCGAGGCCGTGCGGGAAGTACTTTCCGGAATGGACATACGCATCGTTGCCAATTCGGATTACGCCACGGGCCTTGCGTCTTCGGTCAAGGCCGGGATCGCCGCCGTGGGGCCGGATGCCGCGGGCGCGATCATCCTGCTGGGCGACATGCCGGGGGTTACCGCCGGCGTCGTCAATGCCCTGATCGACGCGTTCGAAAAGACCGGTGGGGGAAAAATCTGCCAACCGCGATATGATGGGCGGCCCGGCAATCCGGTGCTCTGGCCGCGTGCCCTGTTCCCCGAATTCGATGCGCTGTCCGGCGATATCGGCGCCAAGCCACTGTTGGCCCGCCATAAATCCGACGTGTTGGGGGTGGACGTGGCTACCGATGCTATCCATATGGACATCGACGCGCCCGCCGATCTCGGTATCTGA
- a CDS encoding carbon monoxide dehydrogenase subunit G, with product MDLKDQRRIAAPREAVFAALNDPEILAKAIPGCESLDKVSDTEFAAVVTAKVGPVRAKFNGQVTLSDLNPPESYTITGEGKGGAAGFAKGGAVITLVEDGDGTLLNYEVKADVGGKLAQLGGRLIEGTSKKLAGEFFSTFEQLVVESVGAAPADDAAAQPAPAVGEPIAAPSASGPGKRVWIWIAVAAAAAAAAAFALSSTNSAG from the coding sequence ATGGATCTGAAGGACCAACGCCGCATCGCCGCCCCGAGAGAAGCCGTGTTCGCCGCCCTCAATGACCCGGAAATTCTGGCCAAGGCGATCCCGGGCTGTGAAAGCCTGGACAAGGTTTCGGACACGGAATTCGCCGCGGTCGTGACCGCCAAGGTCGGGCCCGTGCGCGCCAAGTTCAACGGCCAAGTCACCCTGTCGGACCTTAACCCGCCGGAAAGCTACACCATCACCGGTGAGGGCAAGGGCGGCGCTGCCGGCTTCGCCAAGGGGGGTGCGGTCATCACCCTGGTCGAGGACGGCGACGGCACCCTGTTGAATTACGAGGTCAAGGCCGACGTCGGCGGCAAGCTGGCGCAACTCGGCGGCCGTCTGATCGAAGGCACCTCCAAGAAGTTGGCCGGCGAGTTCTTTTCGACCTTCGAACAACTGGTCGTCGAAAGCGTCGGCGCTGCGCCCGCCGACGATGCGGCCGCGCAACCAGCCCCCGCCGTGGGTGAGCCGATTGCAGCCCCGTCGGCGTCCGGCCCCGGCAAACGGGTGTGGATCTGGATCGCCGTCGCCGCGGCCGCTGCGGCCGCCGCGGCCTTTGCGCTGTCGTCCACGAATTCGGCCGGCTAA
- a CDS encoding XdhC family protein, translated as MLPADDVFDAAFAWRDAGKPVALATVVSTWGSSPRPPGSHLGVSVDGEMTGSVSGGCIEGAVVKEALDILKGAPAQVLDFGVTDQQAWDVGLACGGAVKVLVRDFVPLIPLYTQARAALASGEPSALVTRLDSGETVTLDAGALPDAVAEAARKALKDDKSRAYSGDDGDWFIEIVAPPRRLIVVGAVHIAQALVPMAAMAGFRVSVVDPRRAYASDARFPGVDVRTDWPDEALEDLKPDSRTAIVTLTHDPKLDDPALDRALRSPAFYIGSLGSSRTQAKRVERLAEVGFDEAAIARIHGPVGLRIGAQSPAEIAVSILAEIIARMRSTPD; from the coding sequence ATGCTGCCCGCCGATGACGTGTTCGACGCCGCCTTTGCCTGGCGCGACGCCGGCAAGCCCGTGGCGTTGGCGACCGTGGTCTCGACCTGGGGGTCGTCGCCGCGCCCGCCGGGAAGCCATCTTGGTGTCTCGGTCGATGGTGAGATGACGGGATCCGTCTCCGGCGGCTGCATTGAGGGCGCGGTGGTCAAGGAAGCCCTCGACATTCTCAAGGGGGCTCCGGCCCAGGTCCTCGACTTTGGCGTCACCGACCAGCAGGCCTGGGACGTGGGCCTGGCCTGCGGCGGGGCGGTCAAGGTTTTGGTCCGCGATTTCGTGCCCTTGATTCCATTGTACACACAGGCCCGCGCGGCCCTCGCGTCCGGTGAGCCCTCGGCCCTGGTCACCCGCCTGGACAGCGGCGAAACGGTGACGTTGGACGCGGGCGCCCTTCCCGATGCGGTCGCCGAGGCCGCGCGCAAGGCGCTCAAGGACGATAAGTCCCGTGCCTATTCCGGCGACGATGGCGACTGGTTCATCGAGATCGTGGCCCCGCCGCGGCGGCTGATCGTGGTCGGCGCGGTGCATATCGCCCAGGCCCTGGTGCCCATGGCGGCCATGGCCGGGTTCCGGGTTTCGGTTGTCGACCCACGCCGGGCCTATGCCTCCGACGCCCGGTTTCCCGGCGTCGACGTGCGCACGGACTGGCCGGACGAGGCCTTGGAAGACCTGAAGCCCGACAGCCGCACGGCCATCGTCACCCTGACCCATGATCCCAAGTTGGACGATCCGGCCCTGGACAGGGCGCTGCGCTCACCGGCGTTCTATATCGGTTCTCTCGGCAGTTCGCGGACCCAGGCCAAACGGGTTGAGCGTCTGGCCGAAGTCGGGTTCGATGAGGCCGCCATCGCGCGCATCCACGGCCCCGTCGGGCTGCGCATCGGGGCGCAGTCGCCTGCGGAAATCGCCGTCAGCATCCTGGCCGAGATCATCGCCCGGATGCGCAGCACCCCGGATTAG
- a CDS encoding cysteine desulfurase, with product MLSLRDQFPSLASGLAGTYLDNAAMTQIATPVLARMTSFETGGRANVKRGIYPLATQATAAFEGARAALARYLGAENPNEVVFTSGATGAINLVAHGFGAGLTAGDEIIIGEAEHHANIVPWQMLRDRAGVILKVLPVDDAGYPRLDALDDLMTARTRLITITHASNVTGAVTDIAAICDRARARGVRVLVDGAQMAAHGPVDVTTLGCDFYVVTGHKMFGPTGVGVLWARAEVQETMTPFMGGGEMIRRVTFGETTYAPPPHRFEAGTPPVTQAVGLGAAADMLLGLDWPEIRAHEQILFGILMERLAALDRVTVIGPGGNARRLPILSFTVAGAHPHDICELMGARGVALRGGHHCAQPLMDRFGVEATTRASLALYNVQGDIDAFTDALDETLKVLA from the coding sequence ATGTTGTCCCTGCGCGATCAGTTTCCCTCTCTGGCCTCGGGTCTGGCCGGGACGTATCTGGATAATGCGGCGATGACCCAGATCGCGACCCCCGTGCTGGCCCGCATGACGTCGTTCGAAACCGGTGGCCGAGCCAACGTGAAGCGCGGTATCTATCCTCTGGCGACGCAGGCGACGGCGGCTTTCGAGGGCGCGCGGGCGGCCCTGGCGCGCTATCTGGGGGCAGAAAACCCGAACGAGGTGGTGTTCACATCCGGGGCCACGGGGGCGATCAATCTTGTCGCCCATGGTTTCGGTGCCGGTTTGACGGCGGGTGATGAAATCATCATCGGCGAGGCCGAACACCATGCCAACATCGTGCCCTGGCAGATGCTGCGTGACCGCGCGGGCGTGATCCTCAAGGTGCTGCCGGTCGACGATGCGGGCTATCCCCGGCTGGATGCCCTGGACGATCTGATGACGGCGCGCACCCGACTGATCACCATCACCCATGCCTCCAACGTGACGGGGGCAGTGACCGATATCGCGGCGATCTGCGACCGGGCCCGCGCCCGGGGTGTGCGGGTGCTGGTCGACGGCGCGCAGATGGCGGCCCATGGACCCGTCGACGTGACCACCCTGGGCTGCGACTTCTATGTCGTCACCGGGCATAAGATGTTCGGGCCGACGGGTGTCGGCGTATTGTGGGCGCGGGCGGAGGTTCAGGAAACCATGACGCCGTTCATGGGGGGCGGCGAAATGATCCGCCGCGTCACCTTCGGCGAAACCACCTACGCCCCGCCGCCCCACCGGTTCGAGGCCGGAACCCCGCCGGTGACCCAGGCCGTTGGCTTGGGCGCGGCGGCGGACATGCTGTTGGGGCTCGACTGGCCGGAAATTCGCGCCCATGAACAGATCCTTTTCGGCATCCTGATGGAACGGCTTGCTGCCCTGGATCGCGTCACGGTCATCGGCCCGGGTGGCAACGCCAGGCGGTTGCCGATCCTGTCCTTCACCGTGGCCGGTGCCCATCCCCACGACATTTGCGAGTTGATGGGGGCCAGGGGGGTCGCCCTGCGCGGCGGCCATCATTGCGCCCAGCCGTTGATGGATCGCTTTGGCGTCGAGGCGACGACCCGGGCCAGCCTGGCGCTGTACAACGTGCAGGGCGATATCGACGCCTTCACGGACGCCCTGGACGAAACATTGAAGGTATTGGCATGA
- a CDS encoding iron-sulfur cluster assembly scaffold protein: protein MSGADGIYDTRIKELAATARDLGPVEHADCRHEADNFLCGDRVAVEVARDGERIKAVGGKVRGCLLTQAAAALVAQAAPGLKVADLRGGIKQAEALMADGTPATGAWEGLNAFTPVHDAKHRHDCVLLPFQALAACLDQTEPRDG, encoded by the coding sequence ATGAGCGGCGCCGACGGCATCTACGACACGCGGATCAAGGAATTGGCGGCCACGGCCCGGGATCTGGGGCCGGTCGAGCACGCCGATTGCCGGCACGAGGCCGATAATTTCCTCTGCGGCGACCGGGTCGCGGTCGAGGTCGCGCGGGATGGTGAGCGGATCAAGGCGGTCGGCGGCAAGGTGCGCGGCTGTCTTTTGACCCAGGCAGCCGCCGCCCTGGTCGCCCAGGCGGCGCCGGGGCTGAAGGTGGCGGACCTCCGGGGCGGCATCAAACAGGCCGAAGCCCTGATGGCCGACGGCACGCCGGCCACGGGAGCATGGGAAGGACTCAACGCCTTTACGCCGGTCCATGATGCGAAGCACCGCCACGACTGCGTGCTGCTGCCGTTCCAGGCGCTCGCCGCCTGTCTTGACCAGACCGAACCTCGGGACGGCTGA
- a CDS encoding metal-dependent hydrolase: MDPLSQGALGAVLPLATRRRTQAAVAGGLGFIAGMMADLDVLIRSQTDTLLFLEYHRQFSHSLIFIPVGGLIAALLLYRPFRRWHGLTFLRTWMYCALGYGTHGLLDTATSYGTVLLWPFSDERFSWSIISIVDPVFTLPVLALAIIGVVRRNGVWGRAALVWALLYLGFGAVQHRNALAMGHALAAERGHAPLRLEVKPSFANILVWKVIYETTGRFHVDAVRAGIGPTVMPGTSVPRLDPARDFPWLRAESRQARDIARFARYSDGYVARDPVRPDRVIDVRYSFVPNEIAPLWSIGLRRDAAPNAHVTFDTHRESVRARLPDLWRMIAQPTARHDAAD; encoded by the coding sequence ATGGACCCGCTCAGTCAGGGCGCCCTCGGCGCGGTCCTTCCGCTTGCCACGCGTCGGCGCACCCAGGCCGCCGTGGCCGGGGGCCTCGGCTTCATCGCCGGGATGATGGCGGACCTGGATGTGCTGATCCGGTCACAGACCGATACCCTGCTGTTCCTGGAATATCACCGCCAGTTCTCCCACTCCCTGATCTTCATCCCCGTGGGCGGGCTGATCGCCGCCCTTCTTCTGTATCGGCCGTTTCGACGATGGCACGGCCTGACGTTCCTTCGGACGTGGATGTACTGCGCCCTGGGATACGGCACCCATGGGTTGCTCGACACGGCAACCTCTTACGGTACCGTGTTGCTGTGGCCATTCAGTGATGAGCGGTTTTCCTGGAGCATCATCTCCATCGTTGATCCCGTGTTCACACTGCCGGTCCTGGCGTTGGCCATCATCGGCGTGGTTCGGCGGAACGGCGTCTGGGGCCGGGCGGCGCTTGTCTGGGCGCTGCTTTATCTGGGGTTTGGCGCGGTTCAGCACCGCAATGCCTTGGCCATGGGGCATGCCCTTGCGGCCGAACGGGGGCATGCGCCGCTGCGGCTTGAGGTCAAACCCAGCTTCGCCAACATCCTGGTGTGGAAGGTGATCTACGAGACCACCGGCCGCTTCCACGTGGATGCCGTGCGCGCCGGCATCGGCCCCACGGTGATGCCGGGCACGTCCGTTCCGCGGCTTGATCCGGCACGAGATTTCCCCTGGCTGCGGGCGGAGTCACGGCAGGCGCGCGATATCGCGCGGTTCGCCCGGTACAGCGACGGTTACGTGGCCCGCGACCCGGTCCGCCCCGACCGCGTGATCGACGTGCGCTATTCCTTCGTGCCGAACGAGATCGCGCCCCTGTGGTCGATCGGCCTTAGGCGCGATGCCGCGCCGAATGCCCATGTCACCTTCGACACACATCGGGAGTCGGTGCGCGCGCGGCTTCCCGACCTGTGGCGGATGATTGCCCAGCCGACGGCAAGGCATGACGCGGCCGATTGA
- a CDS encoding Crp/Fnr family transcriptional regulator, with protein sequence MGRSDPSKSGNLAKTPQSLDGVSLLDCLSAKERAGLERQCRWMDFGPGEKIIERGEEYTSVYFLITGTAHVLNYSESGRAVSYAALKNGDVFGELAAIDGLPRSAWVCTITRCIVGAVPGPAFLDLVTSNRDMAMALLKRLAAVIRLGDERLADVSLLGAEQRVCMELIRMAEPDPNDPERYLVFPVPTQTNFANMIGASRETVSRILGRLRDDDIVQRTDKGLAIPDRGRLEQRALM encoded by the coding sequence ATGGGCCGCAGTGATCCAAGCAAATCCGGCAATCTTGCCAAGACGCCGCAAAGCCTGGACGGCGTGTCGCTGCTGGACTGTCTAAGCGCGAAGGAGCGGGCCGGCCTGGAACGGCAATGCCGATGGATGGACTTCGGGCCCGGTGAAAAGATCATCGAGCGGGGCGAGGAATATACCAGCGTCTATTTTCTGATCACCGGCACCGCCCATGTCCTGAACTATTCGGAATCCGGGCGCGCCGTGTCCTATGCCGCGCTGAAGAACGGCGACGTGTTCGGCGAACTGGCCGCCATCGACGGTCTGCCGCGCTCCGCCTGGGTCTGCACCATTACACGCTGCATCGTCGGCGCCGTGCCCGGCCCGGCGTTCCTCGATCTCGTCACCAGCAACCGGGACATGGCCATGGCGTTGCTCAAACGATTGGCCGCCGTGATCCGCCTGGGCGACGAACGGCTGGCCGACGTCAGCCTGTTGGGTGCCGAACAGCGGGTCTGCATGGAACTGATCCGCATGGCCGAACCGGACCCGAACGACCCCGAACGCTACTTGGTGTTCCCGGTGCCGACGCAAACCAACTTCGCCAACATGATCGGCGCGTCCAGGGAAACCGTATCTCGTATCCTGGGCCGCCTGCGCGACGACGACATCGTCCAGCGCACGGACAAGGGCCTGGCGATCCCCGACCGGGGCCGCCTGGAACAACGGGCGTTGATGTAG
- the ccoS gene encoding cbb3-type cytochrome oxidase assembly protein CcoS — MDVLIYLIPAALFLGLLGLGAFFWALKSGQFDDLDGAAERILMDDEDKPGTWFGIHPPCH; from the coding sequence ATGGATGTCCTGATCTACCTGATCCCCGCCGCCCTGTTCCTTGGCCTGTTGGGCCTGGGGGCGTTTTTCTGGGCGCTGAAGTCGGGCCAGTTCGACGATCTGGACGGCGCTGCCGAGCGCATCCTGATGGATGACGAGGACAAACCCGGCACCTGGTTCGGCATCCATCCGCCCTGCCATTGA
- the cadA gene encoding cadmium-translocating P-type ATPase, with translation MNQVTAATPVPAAESTSASPETLHLMVENVHCAGCIKRIENTLANMPGVAASRVNLSTKRLRVDWLPGQTTPDAIAETVTDLGFPARAFDPAALEDGGEAEDRRLLKAMAVAGFAAANVMLLSVSVWSGHFSGMGGATRDLFHWVSALIALPAVVYAGMPFFASAARALANRALNMDVPISLAVILAAGMSLQQTMKGAEHAYFDASVTLLFFLLIGRYLDRRARTKARSAATRLLGLRAATAMVIGADGKQRAVATTSLVPGMVLAVAAGERLAADGEIATGRTDMDTSLVTGESLPQAAAPGDAVYAGTLNLTAPVEVRITAAGEDTLLAEIVRLMEAAEQGRAKYVKLADRAAHIYAPAVHILAAGTLAGWWLATGDWERSLLTAVAVLIITCPCALGLAVPAVQVVASGRLLQRGVLLKAADGLERLAQVDHVVFDKTGTLTLGEPALVNADDIPPHSLRLAAALAAHSRHPLARALVKAAPQDDNARIDLADIAETPGCGLSAHHGGRLLRLGSAAWCHADITASDTGAATGPEFWLADGDDTPVRFVFADRLRDDARDTIARLRAMGLGIELLSGDREDVVRTVAGEFGIKDWRAQCPPAAKVQRLKDLAAGGRHVVMVGDGLNDAPALAAGHASLSPATAADISQTAADMVFQGRSLAPVAEAVAVARAATRHVKQNFALALLYNVIAVPIAVAGFATPLVAAVAMSSSSILVTLNALRLKLVK, from the coding sequence ATGAACCAGGTCACCGCCGCCACCCCGGTCCCCGCCGCAGAGTCCACATCCGCCTCGCCCGAGACCCTGCACCTGATGGTCGAGAACGTCCATTGCGCGGGCTGCATCAAGCGGATCGAGAACACGCTGGCGAACATGCCGGGCGTCGCCGCGTCGCGCGTCAACCTATCGACCAAGCGCCTGCGGGTTGACTGGCTGCCCGGCCAGACCACCCCCGACGCCATCGCCGAGACGGTCACCGACCTGGGCTTTCCCGCCCGCGCCTTCGATCCTGCCGCCCTGGAAGACGGCGGCGAGGCCGAGGACAGGCGCCTTTTGAAGGCCATGGCCGTGGCCGGGTTCGCCGCCGCCAACGTGATGCTGCTGTCGGTGTCCGTGTGGTCAGGGCATTTCTCCGGCATGGGCGGCGCGACCCGCGACCTGTTCCACTGGGTCTCGGCGCTGATCGCCTTGCCTGCCGTGGTCTATGCGGGCATGCCGTTCTTCGCCTCCGCCGCGCGCGCACTTGCCAACCGGGCGCTGAACATGGACGTGCCGATCTCGCTGGCGGTGATCCTGGCCGCGGGCATGAGCCTGCAGCAGACCATGAAGGGGGCCGAGCACGCCTATTTCGACGCCTCCGTGACGCTGCTGTTCTTCCTGCTGATCGGACGTTACCTGGACCGCCGGGCGCGGACCAAGGCACGGTCGGCGGCGACCCGTCTGCTCGGCCTGCGTGCCGCGACAGCCATGGTCATCGGCGCGGACGGCAAGCAACGCGCCGTCGCGACCACAAGCCTGGTCCCCGGCATGGTGCTGGCCGTCGCCGCCGGTGAGCGGCTGGCCGCCGACGGCGAGATCGCCACCGGCCGCACGGACATGGATACCTCCCTGGTCACCGGCGAAAGCCTGCCGCAGGCCGCCGCCCCCGGCGACGCCGTCTATGCCGGAACGCTGAACCTGACCGCCCCGGTCGAGGTCCGTATCACCGCCGCCGGCGAGGATACCTTGCTGGCCGAGATCGTGCGCCTGATGGAGGCCGCCGAACAGGGCCGCGCCAAATACGTGAAGCTTGCCGACCGGGCCGCCCACATCTATGCCCCGGCCGTGCATATCCTGGCCGCCGGCACCCTCGCCGGATGGTGGCTGGCGACCGGCGACTGGGAACGCTCATTGCTGACCGCCGTGGCCGTGCTGATCATCACCTGTCCCTGCGCGCTCGGGCTTGCCGTGCCGGCGGTGCAGGTCGTCGCTTCCGGCCGCCTTCTCCAGCGCGGCGTGCTGCTCAAGGCCGCCGACGGGCTGGAACGCCTGGCCCAGGTGGACCATGTGGTGTTCGACAAGACCGGCACCCTGACCCTGGGCGAACCGGCTTTGGTCAACGCCGATGATATTCCGCCGCACAGCCTGCGCCTGGCCGCCGCCCTGGCCGCCCACAGCCGCCATCCCCTGGCCCGCGCCCTGGTCAAGGCCGCCCCCCAGGACGATAACGCCCGGATCGACCTTGCCGACATCGCGGAAACGCCGGGCTGCGGTTTGTCCGCCCATCACGGCGGCCGCCTGCTCCGCCTGGGCAGCGCGGCCTGGTGCCATGCGGACATCACGGCGTCCGATACCGGCGCTGCAACCGGGCCGGAATTCTGGCTGGCCGACGGCGACGACACGCCCGTGCGCTTCGTCTTCGCCGACCGGCTGCGTGACGATGCCCGCGACACCATCGCGCGGCTGCGGGCCATGGGGCTGGGCATCGAACTTCTGTCCGGCGACCGCGAAGACGTCGTGCGCACCGTCGCGGGTGAGTTTGGCATCAAGGATTGGCGGGCCCAGTGTCCCCCCGCCGCCAAGGTCCAGCGCCTCAAGGATCTGGCCGCCGGGGGCCGCCATGTGGTGATGGTCGGCGACGGCCTGAACGATGCCCCTGCCCTGGCGGCGGGCCATGCCTCCCTGTCACCCGCAACCGCCGCCGACATCAGCCAGACCGCCGCCGACATGGTGTTTCAGGGCCGCTCCCTCGCCCCCGTGGCCGAGGCCGTCGCCGTGGCCCGCGCCGCGACCCGGCATGTGAAGCAGAACTTCGCCCTGGCCCTGCTCTACAACGTCATCGCCGTGCCGATCGCCGTGGCCGGTTTCGCGACGCCCCTGGTCGCCGCCGTCGCCATGTCATCCTCCTCGATCCTGGTGACGCTCAATGCGCTGCGCCTGAAACTTGTAAAGTAG
- a CDS encoding FixH family protein — MSITLPSAARPITGKMVLIWIVAFFAVIIAVNLTFVYFALDSWPGLTTQKAYEEGIAYNKTLESAARQDAMGWRSHVALGPSTPKGTRMLTLTMAGPDGPLAGLAAQARLTRPLGEGLTVDARLAEDRPGLYAALLRLPALGRWQVEVTARAPDGRNFRMVHEIQAGDTK, encoded by the coding sequence ATGAGCATTACCCTGCCGTCCGCCGCGCGGCCGATCACCGGCAAGATGGTGCTGATCTGGATCGTCGCCTTTTTCGCCGTGATCATCGCCGTCAACCTGACCTTCGTCTATTTCGCGCTCGACAGTTGGCCGGGACTGACCACCCAGAAAGCCTATGAAGAAGGCATCGCCTACAACAAGACCCTGGAAAGCGCCGCCCGCCAGGATGCCATGGGCTGGCGTTCCCACGTTGCCTTGGGCCCGTCGACGCCCAAGGGAACCCGCATGCTGACCCTGACCATGGCCGGGCCCGACGGCCCCCTTGCCGGGCTTGCCGCCCAGGCCCGCCTCACCCGCCCGTTGGGCGAAGGCCTGACCGTGGACGCCAGACTGGCCGAGGACCGCCCGGGCCTCTACGCCGCCTTGTTGCGTCTTCCGGCCCTGGGCCGTTGGCAGGTCGAGGTCACCGCCCGGGCCCCGGATGGCCGTAACTTCCGCATGGTCCACGAGATTCAGGCCGGGGACACGAAATGA
- the ccoG gene encoding cytochrome c oxidase accessory protein CcoG, translated as MGSLLDSVIDAPEIREYDVEAVNRKETRPPLYVPRKKIHPRRTHGFFRTFKWWVMAVTLGIYYVTPWLRWDRGPGAPDQAVLVDIPGRRFYFFFIEIWPQEFYYIAGLLIMAGLGLFLVTSVVGRAWCGYACPQTVWTDLFIWVERLVEGDRGARIRLDKEPMSAAKATKRLTKYVIWLIIAMGTGGAWVFYFADAPTLLVDLFTGQAATVAYATVGVLTFTTFTLGGFMREQVCTYMCPWPRIQAAMMDEESLTVTYRTDRGEPRKPFEKNADWDKRGDCIDCKACVVVCPMGIDIRDGQQLECITCALCIDACDDVMGKIGRPRGLIDYDSIANDERRREGKETKLRLFRPRTLFYFALWALIGLGMVYVLLTRSDLDINVIHDRNPLYTTLSDGSIRNGYTFKILNKAREQRTLTLHASGLPGIKLKVVGSEDMGDSPDPYFTVKPDRLQSFRLLVTVPPGILKGDAADLRFVLKEINTGQTASYNSLFRGPQ; from the coding sequence ATGGGCAGCCTGTTGGACTCGGTCATCGACGCCCCGGAAATTCGGGAGTACGACGTCGAAGCCGTCAACCGCAAGGAAACGCGGCCACCACTTTACGTGCCGCGCAAGAAGATCCATCCGCGCCGCACCCACGGCTTTTTCCGCACTTTCAAGTGGTGGGTCATGGCCGTGACCCTGGGCATCTATTACGTCACCCCCTGGCTGCGCTGGGACCGGGGACCGGGGGCGCCCGATCAGGCCGTACTGGTCGATATTCCGGGCCGGCGGTTCTATTTCTTCTTCATCGAGATCTGGCCCCAGGAATTCTATTACATCGCGGGCCTGCTGATCATGGCGGGTCTCGGCCTGTTTCTGGTTACCTCCGTGGTCGGCCGGGCATGGTGCGGTTATGCCTGCCCGCAGACCGTGTGGACGGACCTGTTCATCTGGGTCGAACGCCTGGTCGAAGGGGATCGCGGGGCGCGCATCCGCCTGGATAAGGAGCCGATGTCGGCGGCCAAGGCCACGAAGCGGCTGACCAAATACGTGATCTGGCTGATCATCGCCATGGGTACCGGCGGCGCCTGGGTGTTCTATTTCGCCGACGCGCCGACGCTGCTGGTCGATCTGTTCACCGGCCAGGCCGCCACGGTCGCTTATGCCACCGTCGGGGTGCTGACCTTCACCACCTTCACCCTGGGTGGCTTCATGCGTGAACAGGTCTGCACCTACATGTGCCCGTGGCCGCGCATCCAGGCGGCGATGATGGACGAGGAAAGCCTGACCGTCACCTACCGCACGGACCGGGGCGAACCGCGCAAACCGTTCGAAAAGAACGCCGACTGGGACAAACGCGGCGACTGCATCGATTGCAAGGCCTGCGTCGTCGTCTGCCCCATGGGCATCGACATCCGCGACGGCCAGCAGTTGGAATGCATCACCTGCGCGCTATGCATCGACGCCTGTGATGACGTCATGGGTAAGATCGGCCGGCCGCGCGGGCTGATCGATTATGATTCCATCGCCAACGACGAACGCCGCCGCGAAGGCAAGGAAACCAAGCTGCGCCTGTTCCGCCCGCGCACTCTGTTCTATTTCGCGCTCTGGGCGCTGATCGGGCTCGGCATGGTCTATGTGCTGCTGACCCGGTCCGACCTGGACATCAACGTGATCCATGACCGCAACCCGCTGTACACGACGCTTTCGGACGGCAGCATCCGCAACGGCTATACCTTCAAAATTCTCAACAAGGCGCGTGAGCAGCGCACCCTGACCCTGCATGCCTCGGGCCTGCCGGGGATCAAGCTGAAGGTTGTCGGCTCCGAAGACATGGGCGACAGCCCCGACCCCTACTTCACCGTGAAGCCCGACCGCCTGCAGTCGTTCCGCCTGCTGGTCACCGTGCCGCCGGGTATCCTGAAAGGTGACGCCGCCGACCTGCGCTTCGTATTGAAGGAAATCAACACGGGCCAGACCGCGTCCTACAACAGCCTGTTCCGAGGGCCCCAGTAA